The DNA sequence GCGGGCGTGGAGGCGATGAGGTACGGCGGCAGCAACAGCAGCCCGTCGGCCCCGCATTCGGCGGCGGTCACGGCGAACTCGCGGGCCATCCGCGGCCCGCCGCCGCAGCCGGCCACGACCGGCAGCCGGCCGGCGGCCACCCGTACGGCGGTGGCGACCACCTCGCGGTACTCGTCGGGCGACAGCGCGGTGAACTCACCGGTGCCGCAGGCCACGAAGAGGCCGGCGGGACCGGCGGCGATCTGCTGCTCCAGGTGTGCGGCGAAGACGGCCAGGTCGACCTTGTCGTCGTGGGCGTCGTGAGCGGCCTGAGCGGCGAGGCCGTCGTGGCCGCCTCGGTCGTCTTCGCCGGCGTGCTCGTGGTGCCGGTCGTGCTCGTCGGTGCCGGTGAACGGGGTCAGCGGAAAGGACAGCAGCCCGTGCAGGCGCATGAGTTCCCCTTGGGAGTGGGTGGGAGGGCGGGTCAGCCCTTGACGGCGCCGGAGGTCAGGCCGCGCATGAACTGCCGTTGCATGACGAGGAAGGCGATGACGCTGGGCAGCAGGGCGAGCAGTGCGGAGGCGAGCAGGACCCCCACGCCGACCTGTTCGTCGGCGCGCAGGGTGCGCAGTGCGAGCGGCAGGGTGAACTGCCCGGCGTCGGTGGCGACGAGCAGCGGGAGCATGTACTGGTCCCAGATCATGGTGAAGCCGAAGATGCCGATGACCCCGAGCGCCGGGCGGCACAGCGGCAGGATCACCGACCAGAAGATCCGGAGGTCGCCCGCCCCGTCGAGGCGGGCGGCTTCCTCCAGCTCGACCGGGATCTCCTTCATGAACTCCGCGGTGACCAGGATCGAGAAGGCCCAGGCCCCGACCGGGACGATCATTCCCCAGAGGCTTCCGGTCAGGGACAGGTCCGAGAGGACCAGGGACAGCGGGATGGCGAGGATCTCCTCGGGCAGCATCATCGTGGAGAGGATCAGCAGCAGGACCAGCCGTAGCCCGGGGAAGCGCTTGCGGGCCAGGGCGTACGCGGCCGAGATGCTGACCCCGATCTGGAGCAGCAGTCCGCCGCCCACCACGAGGAGGGAGTTGAGCAGGTACAGCAGTACGTCGCGTTCGAAGGCCGCCCGGAAGTTCTCCAGTGTCGGCCGGGTCGGCAGCAGGGTCAGCGAGGTGGGGTCGGTGGTGTGGTTGAAGGCGCTGGCCAGCAGGGCGAGCAGCGGACCGGCGAAGACCGTCACGAGCGACGCGTACAGCACCACCTTGCCGATGACCGCGGCCGGTCCGCGCCGCTCCTCCAGGCCGAGCGCGGTGTCGAGGCGGCTCACCGGGTCGCCCCCTTCCCGGTTCCGGTCCGGGCCAGCCGGACGGCGAGCGTCAGGGTGACCGAGGCCGCGAGCAGAACCATCGACCCGGCGGCGGCGACGCCCAGCTCGTTCCGCTCCAGGCCGAGCTTGTAGATCAGCGTCATGAGTACCTCGGTGGAGCCGTCGGGTCCGCCGTTGGTGAGCAGGAAGATCTCGGTGAAGACCCGCAGGGAGCGGATCGCCGCGAGGGTGAACAGGATGGTGAAGGCCGGGCGCAGGGCGGGCAGGGTGACGTGCCACAGCCTGCGCGGCACCCCGGCGCCGTCGGCGGCCGCGGCCTCGTAGAGGGTCCGGTCGACTCCGGCGAGCGCCGCGAGGAAGATCATCATGTCGTAGGGGGCTCCGCGCCACACGCCGACCGCCATGACCGACCACAGGGCGCTGTCCGGATCGTTGAGGAACTGTGAGGGCCCCACCCCCAGCCACCCGAGCAGGGTGTTGACCGCGCCGTCGGCTGCCGGGTGGTAGAGGATCCGCCACACCTCGGCGACCACCGCCATCGCGGTCACCGTCGGCAGGAACACGGCCGTCCGGATGATCCACAGCCGGCGGGCCGTGCCCTCCAGGAGCAGTGCGAGCACCAGCCCGAGCAGTACGGAGCCACCGGTCTGCCCGATCGCCAGCACGACCGTGTGCCCGATGGCGGCGAGGAAGGCCTCGTCCGTGACCACCTGCGTGTAGTTGGCCCCGCCCACCCACCGGTCGCCCAGGTAGGGGCGGACCTCGTGGAAGCTCATCTCGACCGCCCGCCACATCGGCAGGAACTTGAAGAGCGCGAACAGCAGCAGCGCCGGGGCGAGGAACAGCCAGGGAGTCGCCCGTCCCCGCCCCGGCAGCCGCATCAGGACCCCGCTCCCTGCTTCTCGAGCTCCGTGGAGAAGGCGCCGGCGAGCTTGCCGAGAACGGCCTCGGGGTGTGAACCGCAGTCGGCCACCATGCCGTTGAGGGCCTCGGCGGACGCCTGGCGGAAGGGCGTCCAGTCCTTCACGACGGGGGAGTAGCGGCCGGACTCGCGGTACACCTTGTCGAAGACCTGCCAGCGGGTGTCCTGGCGTACCGCGGACAGCTTGACGGAAGGATTGACGGGCAGCCGGACCACATTGCCCGCGGTGTCCCCGGCCATGCCGGCGGTCTGCCCCTCGGCGCCGATGAGGAACTCGGCGTACTTCACCTGCCCCTTGGGGTTCCCGGAGCCGGCCATCAGGTACGTGTTCTCGCCCTCGGCGAGTACGGAGCTCTTGCCGCCCGGTCCGGCCGGCAGCGGCAGGATCTCGTACGCGTCCTTGCCGAGCGCCTTGTCGAAGCGGGCCATGTTGTAGGGGCCGGTGAGGTAGATGCCGCCCTTGCCGGACTCGAACAGCGGGTGGGCCTGGGTGGTTTCGGTGGTCACCGCGCCCGGGACGACGCTCTTGGCGGCGCAGAACTGGTCCTTGAGCCGCCGGGCCGCCAGCAGGGCGCCCGGACCGTCGACGGCCGGCTTCAGGTCCTTGCCCGTGCCGGTGAAGTAGTCGCCGCCCGCCGACCACAGGAAGCTGGAGAAGTACCAGTCCAGGTAGCCGCGCTTGGTGGTGCCGGGGATGACGTAACCGTAGGTGTCGGCCTTGCCGTTGGCGTCCGGATCCCCGGTGGTGAAGGCGGCGGCCAGCGCGTCGAGCTGGTCCCAGTCGGCGGGGGGCGCGATGCCGAGCTTCTCCCGCCAGTCCTTGCGGACGAAGAGCGCGAAGGTCTGGGCGGAGAACGGCACGCCGTAGTACTTGCCGTCGGCGGCCTCGGCCGCCTCCCAGGAGCTGGGTATCAGCTGCTCGCCGCCCTGGATCTCCGACTTCCGCACCTCGCGGACCAGGCCCTGCTTGACCAGGGTGCCGAGCTGAGCGGTGTCGTTGACGATCAGATCCGGGAGCTTCTTCTGCGCGGCGGCCTGCTGGAGCTTGGTCTCGAAGTCGTCGAACAGGGCGGTGACCTTGGCCTCGATGCCGGTGGCCTTGGTGAAGGCCGCGGCCAGGTCCTTGTGGGTCTTCTCGGTCGGTGAGCCGGGCGGCTTGCGGACCCAGATCTCCAGCGGCGCCTTGTCGTCACCACCGCCGGAGGCGTCGGCGCCGGAGTCCCCGCCGCAGGCGGTGAGGGTGGTCAGGGCGAGGAGGGCGGCCAGAGAGGCGGCCAGGGTGGTGGATGCGGCTCTGCGATGCATCGGATGATGATTCCCGTCTAGATATGTGGACAGGATCTGAGGATCTGGTTGCTCTGCAAGGGGAAGTTAGCGTCCGCTACCATGCCGGTCAACAGCCGCGCAGAATTTGGAGGGTTCACATGCCCGGACCCGCGACGGATGTCGCCACCGTCAAATCCGCCGAGCGAACGGTGCGCATTCTGGAGGCACTTGCCTCCTCCGAGGACAAGCTCACGGTCACCGAGCTGCAGGAACGCCTGGGTTACCCGCGCAGCAGCCTGCACGCCCTCGTCCGCACCCTGCGCGAGCTCAAGTGGGTCGAGGCGGACGAGACCGGCTCCGCCTTCGGCGTCGGCCCGCACGCGCTGCTCTCCGGCACCGCCTACCTCGACCGCGACCCGGCCCTGCCGTACGCGCACGCCGTGATGGAGGACCTCCGCGAAGAGACCGGCTACACCGTGCACTTCGCCCGCCTCGACGACGCGTACGTGCTCTACCTCGCCAGTCGCGAGGCCCGCGGCAGCGCCCGCGCCGTCTCCCGCGTCGGACGCAGGCTGCCCGCCCACCTGACCGCGCTCGGGCAGGCGCTCCTCGCCGACCTCACCACCGAGGAGGTGGACGGCGTACTGCCCACGAGGCTGGAGGCGTTCACCCCGAACACGGTCACCGAGCGCGCCGCGCTGCACGAGGAGCTGGCGCGCGTACGGGACCGCGGCTGGGCGCTGGAGCGGGAGCAGGGCACCTCCGGGGTCGCCTGTCTGTCGGCGCCCGTGCACTACCGGATCCCGGCCTCGGACGCGATCAGCTGCTCGATGCCGGTGGACGCCGCCACCGAGGAGGAGACGGAGCGCGTGGCACGGGCCGTGGTGGCGCACGCCACCGCCCTCGCCGCGACGCTCCGGCGCCACGGCATCAGATAGCGCCCGCGCAAGCCCCACCCGGCCCGGCCCCCACGGGGGCCGGGCCGGGTGGGTCGGCGGGTCAAAGGGGTAGTGGGTAAGCGGGTCAGGGGGTGACGGGAACGTTCGTCAGGCCCGTGCCCGCGTGGGTGACGGTATTGCCGGAGTGCACGACGTTCGGGTCGGTGGTGCACTTCGAGACCGAGGTGATCTTGATGGCGTAGGCGCCTGCGCCTCCGAGGTCCGAGGTGTTGCCGCGCCAGACGTTGCCGCAGCCGTTGGCGAACGAAGGGGTCGTCGACGGGTTGTGCGTCTCGTAGCCGTTGGCGAAGGTGCCGGGCGGGGCGAAGGTCCCCGTGTTGTTCTCGATGAGGTACCCGACACCCTTGGCGTCGACCCAGGAGTCCGCCGAGTTCTGACCCGAGATCCCGGTCCCGTCGAACCTGTTGCCGCGGATCACCCCGCCCGTGGTGCCCTCCTTGATGTCGATGTGCTCCGCGGCCACGTTCGGGCCGATCCGGTTGTTCAGCACCTGGACCCGGTCCGAGCGGTCCACCCCGCCCTGGTTGCCGTGGCAGCCCCAGTTGGAGCCGGCCGAACCGATGTAGACGGCCTCCCCGTAGCCGGGCTGGACCAGACCGGTGTGCGTGATCGTGGAGTTCCGGATCACGCCGTCGGAGGACGAGCGCCGGAAGTGCACCGCCTCGTCCTCGACGTGGTGGACCGAGAGCCCGTCGAGGGTGACGTGGTGGGAGTTGTCGAGGACGACCCCCTTCTTGGAGTCCTTGACGGTGAAACCGGTCAGGTTCCAGTACGGGGCGTCGTACAGCCACAGTCCGTAGCCCGGGTCCCAGCCACCACCGGGCGCCGGACAGGCCGGCGCGGTGCCGGAGGGGCCGTCGTTCACCAGCACCGCGGCCGCCGGCCCGGTGAGCGTGACCGGCGCGGCGGCCGTACCCGCCCGGCGGGTCACGAAGGCACCCCGGTACTCCCCGGCCGCGAGCCGGATCGTCTGCCCGGGCTGCGCCGCCGCCAGGGCGCCCTGCAACTGGGCCGCGGTCGACACGTCCACGACCGGCCCGCCCGCACCGGCGGGGGCGCCGTAGACCTCGAACTCCCAGAGGGAGTAGCCGTAGGCGGTGCCGCGTGCGGTGCCGTGCATGCGGATGTGGCGTCCGGTTCCGGTGAGGGTGAGGTCGTCGGTGGCGCCGTTGCCGGTGCTGGTGGAGTGGATGTCGGTCCAGTTGGTCCCGTCGTTCGAGGTCTGGATCTTGTAGGTCTTGGCGTACGCGGCCTCCCAGTTGAGCTTCACGCGGCTGATGGTGTGGGTCGTTCCGAGGTCGATGCGGATCCACTGCGGGTCCACGCCTTCCGCACTGGCCCACCTGGTGCCGGTGTCTGCGTCCACCGCGAGCGAGGCCGGGAAGGCGCCCGTCTCCTGGGACGAGGCCGTCGTGGGCTTGCCGGTCGAGACCAGGCCGTCGGCGGCCCGCGCCTGGGGGAGGGTGATCAGGGAGGCGGACAGGAGGCCGGACAGGAGCAGCAGGACCGTTCCTCTTCTTCGCATGGCAACTCCTTCTCGGGTTACGGGACCCAGTGGTTGCCGGAGGCGGTGATCATGACCTGGAGCTGGATGCTCGCCGAGAAGTAGCTGCTGGTGTCGATCGGGGCGGCCAGCATCTTGTTCCACAGCGCGTCCAGCCAGGCCTGGCTGCCCGGGTCGGTCATGGCCGCCAGTGCGAACGGGGCGAAGTACGCCGCCTCGCTCCCGGAGGAGAGCTGCGTGCCGTCGAGCTTGTAGCCGATGGCGATCTTGTTCGGGTCGCCGCCCGTCTTGGTCTTGATCCAGCTGTTGAGCTTGCGGGCCGACGCGAGGGACTTGGCGTCTCCGCTGGTCACCGCGTCGTCCGCGATGCGCCACGGGGTCCGGCAGGCGTTCCACCAGTAGGCGCCGTCGTTCGGGTCCTCGAGGACCTGGCCGGGGGCGGGCTTGGGGGTGGTGTTGGTGTTGACGACGAAGTCGGGCAGTAGTCCGGTGTTCGGCGCGTAGGAGGCCTGCAGGTTGGTGATCTGGTTCTGGTGCGCGGTGCGGACGGTGTCCCAGGCCGCGTCGCCGGTCGCGCTCCGGAAGGCCCGGAAGTGGTCGACCATCCAGTCCGAGGTGCGGGAGATGTAGTAGTACTGGTCGCCGGAACTGCTCCAGTCGCCCAGCTTCAGCAGGTTGGTGGACGGGTTGAGCTCGTCCTTCTTGATCGCGTTGATGTGCTTGACCGCGAGCGCCTTGTAGTCGTACGTGCCCGAGCTGCCCCATTGCTTGTCGGCGAGCAGCAGTCCGTAGGCGACGTCCATGTCGCCGTCGGTGGCCCCGTCACCGCCGTTGACGCTCCGGCAGGCGGTGTCCTGCTCCGCGGCGAGCAGGTTCGGATTGACCGACGAAGGGTGGTCGATCATCCACTTGGTCAGACCGTCGAAGATCTTCTTCGCGTCCGGGTCGGCGCCGGCCATCGTCGCGGCGATCACCATGCCGTACCCCTGCGCCTCGGCCACGTACGGGTGGTCGGCGTCGGGGGAGATGACCTGGTACCAGCCGTTGCCGCAGTTCTGGCGGACGAAGGCGGACTTCCAGTTGGTGTAGTAGTCGACGGTCTTCTGGTCGAGGGTGCCCTGGGCGCCGGTCGGCTTCAGCGTGCCGGGGGCGTAGGGCCGGGCGTGGCTGCCGAACGGGACCGCGGGACCCGAGCCGCTCGCGGGCAGGGTGGTGACGCTGAGCGCGTTGCTCGCCGCGGAGGCGTTGCCCGCCGCGTCCCGTGCCCTGACGGTGTAGCCGTAGCTGGTGGAGGCCGTGAGACCGGTGTCCGTGTACGAGGTCCCGGTGGCCGATCCGACGCGCGCGGCGCCCCGGTAGACGTCGTACCCCGTCACGCCCACGTTGTCGGTGGCGGCGTTCCAGGCGAGCGAGACGCTGTTCGCGGTGGTGGCCGTCGAGCGCAGGCTGCCGGGGGTGCTGGGCGGGGTGGTGTCGGTGCCGCCGGAGGCGGGGGCGCCGTAGACCTCGAACTCCCAGAGGGAGTAGCCGTAGGCGGTGCCGCGTGCGGTGCCGTACATGCGGATGTGGCGTCCGGTTCCGGTGAGGGTGAGGTCGTCGGTGGCGCCGTTGCCGGTGCTGGTGGAGTGGATGTCGGTCCAGTTGGTCCCGTCGTTCGAGGTCTGGATCTTGTAGGTCTTGGCGTACGCGGCCTCCCAGTTGAGCTTCACGCGGCTGATGGTGTGGGTCGTTCCGAGGTCGATGCGGATCCACTGCGGGTCCACGCCTTCCGCACTGGCCCAGCGGGTCGCGGCGTTGGCGTCCACGGCCTTGCCGGCTTCGAAGCCGCTCGCTTCGGCCGAGGAGGCGGTCGCGGGCTTTCCGGTCGACACCAGCACCGGGGTGGCCTCGGCGGGGCCGGGGACCGTGCCCGCCGACTTCAGGAAGAGCGAGCCGGAGGTGTTGACACCGGCGGTGGCGCCGACGGCGGCCGGGGCCGCGGCCCCGGTTCCGGCGGCCGCGGCGGCCGGGGCGCTGAGCCCGGCGAGACCGAGGCCCGCTATGGCCGAGGCGGCGGCGACGAAGCCCGCCAGTGGGCGGTGCCAGTGGGGGCGGCGGCGGTCTCTGTGGGTGGAACGTTGCTGATGTGCTCGTGACATCGGGCGTCCTCGGGTGAGTGCTGCGCGAGTGGGGGGAGTGCTCGGTTCGAAGCATCGGCCAATGGTTAGGAACTATTCCTAACCATTGGCCGGGAGAGTAGAAACGGAACGGGGTATCGCGCAAGACCCTGGGCTCAATCCATCAGCGCGATGTGCATCCACATATGTGGCTGAAGGCCTTTGTGGGGGTGGGTGGTTCGAGGTGGGGCGTGCGCTACCCGGTCCCGATCGGCAGGACTCCGGGCCCGGGCCGTGGGGAATCCGCCCGCCCGGACCGCTGAGGTCCATCGCCGTTCCTGTGCCGAGTCTGCGGGCTTCCTTAAGGGACCTTGAAGAACGCCTCCGGGCGGCCGTTTTCGCTGGTCATCCGCCTACGCTCGGGGACTCGTCCTCCCTTCTCGCCGAGAGGTGCCACAGGCATGAGCCGCAGCCGAACCCCCGGAGCCCCGTCCCGCGTCGAGACGCGACGGAAGAAGACAGTGCGCACGCGCATCGTGCTGTCCCTCACCACGGCGGCCGCGGCGGTGGCGGTCGGGGTCGCGGTGGCCGACTCCGACGACGGCTCACGTGCCACCGAGCCCAACTCCGCGGCGGCGGGCTCCGGTCGTCAGGAGGCGACGGCAAGTCCCTCTCCGGCCGCCCCCACCCTCTCCGCCGACGCCGCGTCCGCGACGGGCGCGATGCCGTCCGCGTCGCCCACCGCCGGAGCCACGGGATCCGCCGCCCCCACGAAGCCGGCGGCCGCGAGCCGCCCGGCCCCCGCGGCATCGACCGGGGCCGCCAAGCCCAAGCCCCCGGCCCGTACGCCCGCCGCGACCACAGGAGGCGGCTCGGGCGGCTCGGGCGGTTCCGGTAGTTCGGGAGGCTCGGGCGGTTCAGGTGGTTCAGGTGGCTCCTCCGGATCCTCCGGTGCGTCCGGCACGGAGTCCGCGGTCCTGTCCCTGGTCAACAAGGAGCGCGCCGCGGCCGGGTGCGGAGCGCTGAAAGTGAACGCCAAGCTGAGCGCCGCGGCGCGGGCGTACAGCGACACCATGGCCCGCAGCGGGGTCATGTCGCACACCGGACCCGACGGTTCCACCATGACCACCCGCGTGGAAGCCGCCGGATACGGCTGGTCGCGCCTGGGCGAGAACATAGCCCGCGGCCAGGCGGACGCCGCCGCGGTCATGAAGGCGTGGATGAACAGCCCCGGCCACAAGGCCAACATCCTCAACTGCGGGTTCCGGGAGATCGGCATAGGTTTCCACAAGGGCGACGGCGGCCCCTGGTGGACGCAGAACTTCGGAACGCCGAGGTAGCAACTACCGCCCGCCCGCCACTCCCACACGCCACTCCCGTGCACCCGCACGCCATGCACCACGCGCCCCCCACCCACGGGGCTCGGCACACGTCCTCCGGCCCGCACGCGGGCCAGGAGGGCGTCGGCGTTTCCGGCGGATCGGGGTCCGGACCGGGCCCGGCCGGCCTTTCCATGGTCCTACGGGGGGAGCCGGTGACGGGCGGGCCGCAGGGTCGGCCACTATGGGGCCGTGCCCCGAATTCCGCGCTACCTGCTCATATGGCTGTCGTGCACGGCCGCCAGCGTGACCGCCGTGCTCGCCACGGTCCAGTTCGTGGTCGGTTCGACCAGGCATACGCCTCCGGTCGCGCGGTCCGCCCCCATGGTCGTCGACACGCCGCCGGCCTGGCAGGCGTCACAGGGGCAGTCGCCGAGCCCGCAGTCCCCGAGCGCCACCCCGTCCGGTTCCCCCTCCGCGACCGAGCGGCCTTCGCCCCCGGCCTCGACGCCCCCTTCCGCGAAGGCCCCGACGGGAACGCCCCGGACGAAAGCACCCACACCCCGCGTCGACTGCGAGGAGGGCGGGCCGGGCCTGCACACCGTCCCCTCGGAGGGCGGCAAAGTCACCGTGCGCTACGGCAGTCGCGGCGTGTGCCTGATCTCGGCCGTACCCAGCCGGGGGTACAAGGCCGGCACGTCGCAGACCGCGGACGACACCCTGACCGTCACGTTCACCAGCTCGGACCACCGCTCGGTCATCACGGCGACGATCAACCCGTCGGCGAGGGCCAGCGTGCGCGAGACCTCCTTCTGACCGGTCCGCGCCGCTCGGCCCCCTGATCCCTTTTACGGGTTTCACCCCTTCTGCGCGCTCATCGCCCGAGCCCTGGTGAAGCGGAAGGTGAGCGGTTCCTTAGGGGAACCTCAAGATCACGCCGATCCGGTTCCGGCGGCCCCCGGCGGTCCTATGCTCGCGTCAGCCGAGCGGCCTCCGGCGCCCGGGCACGACTGCCCCGGCGCCCCATCGATCCGTCGCGCCATCGGCTCCACCGATCCGGAAGGCGTCTCGCGCCTCCCGTAGTCCGAACCGTGCCTTGGGGTGTCTTCGTCATGACTTCTCGCATACTCCGACCCGTCCTGGTGACCGCGGCCGTGCTCGCCGCCGGGCTGACCGCCGCGTGCGGTCCGTCCACCCAGGCCACCGGTGCCGCGGTGCCGACGACGGCCGGACAGCCGTCGCAGGCCCTCCCGGCCGGGACGGAGCCCGCCTCCGCCGAGGCGTCCCCGTCCCCGTCCGCGTCCGCCACGCCGCCGCCGTCCAAGGCGGCGTCCGCGTCCGCCTCGGCCGGTACCCCGGCCGGCGCCTCGCCCACCCCCTCGCGCGCCCAGCCCGCCAAGCCCGCGCCCAAGCCGTCCCGCACCTCCGCCGCGCCCGCCCCCGCGGCCCGGATACCCGGCCCCGGCTACGACAGTTCGGCCGACGCGCGGAAGCTGATCGATGCGGCGCTGCGCACGGCCAAGGCCGACGGGCGGATGGTGCTGATCGACTTCGGCGCCAACTGGTGTGGCAACTGCAAGGCGGCCGACAAGGTGTTCGCGCAGCCGCAGACGGCATCGCTCCTCGGAGCCTCGTACCACCTGGTCAAGGTGGACATCGGTGGCAACAGCTCCGCCAACTCCGCCCTCCTGCGCAAGTACAGCCCCTCGGGCGGGACGTACAAGATGCCCGTCCTGGTCGTGGTCTCGCCGTCCGGCACCGTGCGCACCGACACTCACGTCACCGGCAATCCCGCCCTGACCCCGGACGGCATCGGCTCCTTCCTCCGCAAGTGGGCGTCATGAGACGGGCGGTCCCGCGCCCCGCCGCCCTGGCCGGTGCCGGCCTCGCGGTGGCGCTCGCAGGGTGCCTCTACGCCGCTGCGGGCGCCGCCTCCGACGGCGGTGACGGCGGGGGCGGCAGGGACGGCAGGGACGGCGGTCAAGCGCCCGGCCGGGGGAGCGCCGCAGTCAGCCCCATGTCCGCGGCCGCGGTCGTGGATGTCGACGTCCGGCCGCCCGCGCCCGCGCTGGCGGGCGCCGACCTGGACGGAAAGCCGGTCGGCCTGGCCGAGTTCCGCGGCCAGGTCGTGGTCCTCAACGTCTGGGGATCGTGGTGCGGGCCCTGCCGCGCGGAGGCCGACGACCTGGAGCGGCTCAGCGGGCAGACCCGGGCGCAGGGCGTCCGGTTCCTCGGGATCAACACCCGCGACCGGGACCGCGCGGCGGCGCGGTCCTTCGTACGCGCGCACGGCCTGGGATTCCCCAGCCTCCACGACCCCGCCGGCGAACTCCTGCTCCGCTTCCCGCCCGCGCTCCTCAACCCGCAGACCATCCCCTCGACGCTGGTGATCGACCGCCGCGGCCGCATCGCCGTCAGCATCGGGGGAGCGGTCACCGACGAGGAACTGGGGCCGCTGCTCACCCGGGTCGCGCAGGAGACGTCATGACGGTGCTGACCGGCATGACGGCCCTCGCCGACATGGCCGCGGTCGTCGACATGTCGGCGGTCACCGACATCGCGAGGGCCACCGACGTGGTGGCGCTCGCCCCCGCGGAGGCGGACCCCTCCCTCCTCCGCGGGACGCCGGCCGTCGCCGCCCCCGTGGCGTTCTTCGCGGGACTCGTCTCCTTCCTCTCGCCGTGCGTACTGCCGCTCGTGCCGGGTTACCTGAGCTACGTGACCAGCCTGTCGGTATCCGACCTGGCCGCTGCCCGCGGCGGGCAGCGCGGCCGCATGGCGGCAGGAGCGCTGCTGTTCGTCCTGGGCTTCACGGCCGTCCTGGTCTCCGGAGGCGCCCTGTTCGGGTACGCCGGCCGCACCCTGCTGGCCCACCAGGAGACGGTCACCCAGGTGCTCGGCGTCTTCACCGTGCTGATGGGGCTGTCCTTCATGGGGTTCCTGCCGGGTTTCACCCAGCGGGAGTTCCGCAGCCACCGGCGGCCCGTGCTCGGCCTGGCGGGCGCGCCGCTGCTGGGGGCGGTGTTCGCGGTCGGGTGGACCCCGTGCATCGGCCCGACGCTGGCCGCCGTGCAGGCGCTCGCCTGGAGCGAGGCGAGCGCGGCCCGCGGGGCCCTGCTGATGGCGGCCTACTGCCTCGGGCTGGGCCTTCCGTTCATCCTCGCCGCCCTGGCCTTCCGCCGGGCCCTGGGCGCCTTCGGCCTGGTCAAACGGCATTACCAGTGGGTCCTGCGGACC is a window from the Streptomyces sp. NBC_01244 genome containing:
- a CDS encoding cytochrome c biogenesis CcdA family protein, whose product is MSAVTDIARATDVVALAPAEADPSLLRGTPAVAAPVAFFAGLVSFLSPCVLPLVPGYLSYVTSLSVSDLAAARGGQRGRMAAGALLFVLGFTAVLVSGGALFGYAGRTLLAHQETVTQVLGVFTVLMGLSFMGFLPGFTQREFRSHRRPVLGLAGAPLLGAVFAVGWTPCIGPTLAAVQALAWSEASAARGALLMAAYCLGLGLPFILAALAFRRALGAFGLVKRHYQWVLRTGGGMLVLVGVLLATGVWNDLVYRLQLWSAAYTTAV
- a CDS encoding thioredoxin family protein, with protein sequence MTSRILRPVLVTAAVLAAGLTAACGPSTQATGAAVPTTAGQPSQALPAGTEPASAEASPSPSASATPPPSKAASASASAGTPAGASPTPSRAQPAKPAPKPSRTSAAPAPAARIPGPGYDSSADARKLIDAALRTAKADGRMVLIDFGANWCGNCKAADKVFAQPQTASLLGASYHLVKVDIGGNSSANSALLRKYSPSGGTYKMPVLVVVSPSGTVRTDTHVTGNPALTPDGIGSFLRKWAS
- a CDS encoding TlpA disulfide reductase family protein gives rise to the protein MRRAVPRPAALAGAGLAVALAGCLYAAAGAASDGGDGGGGRDGRDGGQAPGRGSAAVSPMSAAAVVDVDVRPPAPALAGADLDGKPVGLAEFRGQVVVLNVWGSWCGPCRAEADDLERLSGQTRAQGVRFLGINTRDRDRAAARSFVRAHGLGFPSLHDPAGELLLRFPPALLNPQTIPSTLVIDRRGRIAVSIGGAVTDEELGPLLTRVAQETS